The window TAGTCGGCGAGCGGGTACTTCATCCCCGTCTCGTCGTCGGTGATCACCGCGAAGGGGGTCATCTCGGAGCCCGTGCCCGACGTCGTCGGCACGCACACCAGCTTCGCCTTCTCCCCCAGCTCGGGGAAGCGGAATGCACGCTTGCGCACGTCGAAGAACTTCTCGCGCATGTCGGAGAAGTGCACGTCCGGGTTCTCGTAGAGCAGCCACATGACCTTGGCGGCATCCATCGGCGAGCCGCCGCCGAGCGCGATGATCGTGTCGGGCTGGAAGTCCCTCATCTGTGCAGCGCCGCGCTGCACGCTGGAGACCGTCGGCTCCGGAGTGACATCATCGATGATCTGCAGGTGCACTCGGTTGGGCCGGCGACCGAGCACATCCAGCACTCGGTCGACGAACCCCAGCTTGGTCATCGTCGCGTCGGTGACGATGGTCACCCGTTCGATGCCCTTCATGTCGATGAGGTAGCGCAGCGCGTTGGGCTCGAAGTAGGTCTTGGCCGGCACCTTGAACCACTGCAGGTTGTTGTTGCGGCGCCCGACCCGCTTGATGTTGAGCAGGTTGACGGCGGAGACGTTGTTGGAGACCGAGTTGCGGCCGTACGAGCCGCAGCCGAGGGTCAGCGACGGCATGAACGCGTTGTAGATGTCGCCGATGCCACCGAGTGCCGCCGGGGCGTTCTCGATGATGCGCACCGCCTTGACGCGCGCGGCGAAATCCGCGATCACCGCGGGGTCGTTGCTGTGCACGGCGCCGGAGTGGCCCAGTCCGTCGAAGGCGACCATCTGCTCGGACAGGTCGATGCCTTCCTGCGCGTCGGCCGCGTGCAGCACCGCGAGCACAGGGGCGAGCTTCTCGCGCGTGAGCGGCTCGTGCGGACCGACACCGGTGACCTGCGCCAGCAGCACCGAGGTGTCCTCGGGAACTTCGAACCCGGCCATCTGCGCGATACGCGCGGCGGGCTGACCCACGACCGCGGCGTTGAGCTTTGCCTCCGCGCAGGAGGAGTCCTCGGCGCTGACGCCGAAGATGAGCTCTTCCAGCATCCGCTTCTCGTCGGCGTTCACCAGATACGCGTGCAGTCGCGCGAACTCCGCCATCGCCTCTTCGACGATGGGCGCGTCGAGGATGACGGCCTGCTCGCTCGCGCACACCATGCCGTTGTCGAACGATTTCGACAGCACGACGTCGTTGACGGCCCGAGCCACTTTCGCGGTGCGCTCGATGAACGCGGGCACGTTACCCGCGCCGACACCGAGTGCCGGCTTGCCGCACGAGTACGCCGCCCGAACCATGGCGTTGCCGCCGGTGGCGAGGATGAGCGCGACGCCGGGGTGGTTCATGAGTTCGCCGGATGCCGCCAGCGACGGCTCCCCGATCCACTGGATGCAGTCTGCCGGCGCACCGGCGGCGATCGCCGCGTCGCGCACGATCGTGGCGGCGGCGACGGAGCAGCGCTGGGCGGAGGGGTGGAAGGCGAACACGATGGGGTTGCGGGTCTTCAGCGCGATGAGCGACTTGAAAATGGTCGTGGACGTCGGGTTGGTCACCGGCGTGATGCCGCAGACCACGCCGACGGGCTCGGCGATCTCGGTGATTCCGGTGATCTCGTCGACCGAGATGACTCCGACCGTCCGCTGCTTGATGATCGAGTGCGTGACGTGCTCGCACGCGAACATGTTCTTCACCGCCTTGTCCTCGAACAATCCGCGGCCGGTCTCTTCGACCGCCATGACGGCGAGGTCGGCGTGGTGACTGAGCGCGGCCACCGACGCTTTGCGTACGATGTGGTCGATCTGCTCCTGGGTGAATGTCGCATAGGCGTTCAGCGCGTGTTGCGCCCGTGCCACCAATGCGTCGATCTCGGGGGACATTTTCTCTCCAACCCGGCGCGGACGCGATGACCGCGCCCTTGCTTCCCTCCAAGCATAGCGCTGTGGTCAGACCACAGGAAGAGGAAAAAAGAAATGGCCCGATCGCCACTCTCCCCGGTGAGGAGAAGCGGCGATCGGGCCGGAGCCGAGCCTGGTGGGTCGGCCGGTCCAGGGTCAGCGCGCGGCGTTGCCCTCGACGTAGTCGCTGTCGGTCTGCTTCCACGAGAACAGTGCTCGCAGGTCCTTGCCGACGGCCTCGATCGGGTGGGCGGCGGCCTTCTCGCGCAAAGCGTTGAACTCGACGGCGCCGTTGTCCTGGTCGTTGATGAACCGCTCCGCGAATGCGCCCGAACGGATGTCGGCCAGCACGGCCTGCATGTTCTCCTTGACGCGCGGGTCGATGACGCGGGGGCCCGAGACGTAGTCGCCGTACTCGGCGGTGTCGGAGATCGACCAGCGCTGCTTGGCGATGCCGCCCTCCCACATCAGGTCGACGATGAGCTTGAGTTCGTGCAGGACCTCGAAGTACGCGATCTGCGGCTGGTAACCCGCCTCGGTCAGCGTCTCGAAGCCGTACTGCACCAGCTGGGACACACCACCGCAGAGCACAGCCTGCTCCCCGAACAGGTCGGTCTCGGTCTCTTCGGTGAACGTCGTCTTGATGACGCCGGCACGCGTGCCGCCGATGGCCTTCGCGTACGACAGGGCGAGGTCCCAGGCGTGACCGGAGGCGTCGTTCTCGACGGCGATGATGTCGGGGATGCCGCGGCCGGCGACGAACTCGCGCCGCACGGTGTGACCCGGGGCCTTGGGGGCGACGAGGATGACATCGACTCCCTCGGGTGCCTGGATGTAACCGAAGCGGATGTTGAACCCGTGCGCGAACGCGAGCGTCTTGCCCTCGGTGAGGTGCGGCTTGATCTCGTCGTTGTAGATCGCGCGCTGGTGCTGGTCGGGCGCGAGGATCATGATGACGTCGGCCCACTCGGCGGCGTCGGCGACCGACTTCACCTCGAAGCCGTCCTCCTGGGCCTTCGCGATGGACTTCGAGCCGTCCTTGAGCGCGATGACGACCTGGACGCCGGAGTCCCGCAGGTTCTGCGCGTGGGCGTGGCCCTGCGAGCCGTACCCGACGATCGCGACCTTCTTGCCCTGGATGAGTGACAGGTCGGCGTCGGAGTCGTAGAAGATCTCGGCCATAGTGTGTGTTTCTCCTTGAGTGGGGGTTCTGTGGGTCAGCCGCGCAGGACGCGCTCGGTGATGCTCTTACCGCCGCGGCCCATGGCGACCATGCCCGATTGGGCGAGCTCTTTGACGCCGAAGGGTTCGACGGCGCGCAGGAACGCATCGACCTTGCCGCGGTCGCCGGTCACTTCCACGACCAGGGCGTCGGTGGCGTAGTCGACCACCGAGGCGCGGAAGAGGTTGACGACCTCGATCACGTTCGAACGCGTCTGGTTGTCGGCGCGGACCTTCACGATCATGTGTTCGCGCTGCACGGATGCCGCGGGGTCGAGCTCGACGATCTTGATGACGTTCACGAGCTTGTTCAGCTGCTTGGTCACCTGCTCCAGCGGGAGCTCCTCGACATCGACGACGACGGTGATGCGGGACAGCCCCGGCACCTCCGTGACGCCGACGGCCAGGGAGTCGATGTTGAACCCGCGGCGGGCGAACAGCCCCGCCACGCGGGTGAGTAGACCGGGCTTGTCCTCCACGAGGAGGCTCAGGACATGCTTGCTCATGCTCATGCCTCCTGATCGAAGGTCGGCGCGTGGTCGCGGGCGTACTGGACGTAACTGTTGCTGACGCCCTGCGGGACCATCGGCCACACCATCGCGTCCGCGCTCACCACGAAGTCGATGACCACCGGGCGGTCGTTGGTCTCCAGGGCCGTCTTGATCGCAGCATCCACGTCTTCCTCCTTCTCGACGCGCAGCGCGAGGCAACCGTACGCCTCGGCGAGCTTCACGAAGTCGGGAATGCGCACCGTGCCGTGGCCGGTGTTCAGGTCGGTGTTGGAGTGCCGGCCGTCATAGAACAGCGTCTGCCACTGGCGCACCATGCCCAGCGACGAGTTGTTGATGATCGCCACCTTGATCGGGATCTGGTTGATGACGCAGGTGGCGAGCTCCTGATTGGTCATCTGGAAGCAGCCGTCGCCGTCGATCGCCCACACGGCACGGTCGGGCTCGGCGACCTTCGCGCCCATCGCCGCGGGGACCGCGTAGCCCATCGTGCCGGCGCCGCCGGAGTTGAGCCACGAGTTGGGGCGCTCGTACTTGATGAACTGCGCCGCCCACATCTGGTGCTGCCCGACCCCCGCGGCGTAGACGCCCTCGGGGCCGGTGAGCTCGCCGATCCGTGAGATCACGTACTGCGGGGACATGTGGCCGTCGGTGGGCTGCGTGTAGCCGAGCGGGAACTCGTCACGCAATCCGTCGAGGTAAGACCACCACTCGTCGATGTCGGGGGCACCGGCGGCCGTGGCACCGGCGAATGCGGCATCCAGGTCGACCAGGACGTCCTTCAAGTCGCCCACGATCGGCACGTCGGCGGTGCGGATCTTCGAGATCTCCGCCGGGTCGATATCGACGTGCACGACCTGCGCGTTCGGGGCGAACAGCGACGCCTTGCCGGTGACACGATCGTCGAAGCGCGCGCCGAGCGAGACGAGCAGGTCGGATTCCTGCAGCGCGAGCACCGCCGGCACCGTGCCGTGCATCCCGGGCATGCCCAGGTGCTGCGGGTGCGAGTCGGGGAACGCGCCGCGGGCCATCAGCGTCGTCACGACCGGGGCTCCCGTGGCCTCGGCCAGGCGCAGCAGTTCGGCGGATGCCTGCGAGCGAATGACGCCGCCGCCGACGTACAGCACCGGCTTCTTCGCGTTGGCCAGCAACTGAGCCGCGGCTTGGATCTGCTTGCCGTGCGCCTTCGTGACCGGCCGGTAGCCGGGCAGGTCGACGCGGGGCGGCCAGACGAAGGGCGCCTCCTGCTGCTGCGCGTCCTTGGTGATGTCCACCAGCACCGGGCCGGGCCGGCCAGTGCCGGCGATCTCGAACGCAGCCGCGATCGCGGCGGGGATCTCCTCGGCGCGCTTGACCAGCAGCGAGTGCTTGGTGATCGGCATCGTGATGCCGACGATGTCGGCCTCCTGGAAGGCGTCGGTACCCATGAGGGTCGAGAACACCTGCCCGGTGATGCAGACGATCGGCACCGAGTCCATGTAGGCGTCGGCGATCGCGGTGACGAGGTTGGTGGCGCCGGGGCCGCTCGTCGCGATCGCGACGCCGATCTTGTTGGATGCCGAGGCGTAGCCCTCGGCGGCGTGGCCGGCGCCCTGCTCGTGACGCACCAGGATGTGACGGATCTTGTCCGTGTCCATGAGCGGGTCGTAGACGGGCAGGATCGCGCCGCCGGGCAGGCCGAACACATCGGTGACGCCCAGCAGTTCGAGCGAGCGGACGACGGCCTGCGCGCCGGTGATCACGGGTGCCGTGGCGGCACGGGCGGGTGGCCGGGGAACGGCTGAAACGGTGTCTGAGGACATGGTGAATTACCTCGAGGTCCTGAAGTGGCGGCGGGCCTTAGCCCGTGACCGCGCCTTCGGCGGCGGAACGAACGAGCTTGGAGTACTTGGCCAGAACGCCACGGGTATAGCGCGGGGGAAGGGGTTCCC is drawn from Microbacterium sp. zg-B96 and contains these coding sequences:
- the ilvN gene encoding acetolactate synthase small subunit; this encodes MSKHVLSLLVEDKPGLLTRVAGLFARRGFNIDSLAVGVTEVPGLSRITVVVDVEELPLEQVTKQLNKLVNVIKIVELDPAASVQREHMIVKVRADNQTRSNVIEVVNLFRASVVDYATDALVVEVTGDRGKVDAFLRAVEPFGVKELAQSGMVAMGRGGKSITERVLRG
- the adhE gene encoding bifunctional acetaldehyde-CoA/alcohol dehydrogenase, with product MSPEIDALVARAQHALNAYATFTQEQIDHIVRKASVAALSHHADLAVMAVEETGRGLFEDKAVKNMFACEHVTHSIIKQRTVGVISVDEITGITEIAEPVGVVCGITPVTNPTSTTIFKSLIALKTRNPIVFAFHPSAQRCSVAAATIVRDAAIAAGAPADCIQWIGEPSLAASGELMNHPGVALILATGGNAMVRAAYSCGKPALGVGAGNVPAFIERTAKVARAVNDVVLSKSFDNGMVCASEQAVILDAPIVEEAMAEFARLHAYLVNADEKRMLEELIFGVSAEDSSCAEAKLNAAVVGQPAARIAQMAGFEVPEDTSVLLAQVTGVGPHEPLTREKLAPVLAVLHAADAQEGIDLSEQMVAFDGLGHSGAVHSNDPAVIADFAARVKAVRIIENAPAALGGIGDIYNAFMPSLTLGCGSYGRNSVSNNVSAVNLLNIKRVGRRNNNLQWFKVPAKTYFEPNALRYLIDMKGIERVTIVTDATMTKLGFVDRVLDVLGRRPNRVHLQIIDDVTPEPTVSSVQRGAAQMRDFQPDTIIALGGGSPMDAAKVMWLLYENPDVHFSDMREKFFDVRKRAFRFPELGEKAKLVCVPTTSGTGSEMTPFAVITDDETGMKYPLADYALTPSVAIVDPLLTTALPAFLVADAGFDALTHATEAYVSVYANDFTDGLALHAIKLIFENIQRSVQAGPGSTDAADIQAREKMHNAASIAGMAFGNAFLGIVHAMAHVTGSKFHLVHGRTNAIYLPHVIRYNGQRPAKVTAWPKYERYVAPERYQQIAKHLGLPAETPEEGVESYARAIERLREAVGIENSFQAQGVPEESFIGRLDELAMAAYGDQCAPANPRMPLLADTRTLMEAAYYGTSYDAVRAARAHAAIAADSAPVVDVAAEVAEGAGQSAVGRKKSAR
- a CDS encoding acetolactate synthase large subunit — its product is MSSDTVSAVPRPPARAATAPVITGAQAVVRSLELLGVTDVFGLPGGAILPVYDPLMDTDKIRHILVRHEQGAGHAAEGYASASNKIGVAIATSGPGATNLVTAIADAYMDSVPIVCITGQVFSTLMGTDAFQEADIVGITMPITKHSLLVKRAEEIPAAIAAAFEIAGTGRPGPVLVDITKDAQQQEAPFVWPPRVDLPGYRPVTKAHGKQIQAAAQLLANAKKPVLYVGGGVIRSQASAELLRLAEATGAPVVTTLMARGAFPDSHPQHLGMPGMHGTVPAVLALQESDLLVSLGARFDDRVTGKASLFAPNAQVVHVDIDPAEISKIRTADVPIVGDLKDVLVDLDAAFAGATAAGAPDIDEWWSYLDGLRDEFPLGYTQPTDGHMSPQYVISRIGELTGPEGVYAAGVGQHQMWAAQFIKYERPNSWLNSGGAGTMGYAVPAAMGAKVAEPDRAVWAIDGDGCFQMTNQELATCVINQIPIKVAIINNSSLGMVRQWQTLFYDGRHSNTDLNTGHGTVRIPDFVKLAEAYGCLALRVEKEEDVDAAIKTALETNDRPVVIDFVVSADAMVWPMVPQGVSNSYVQYARDHAPTFDQEA
- the ilvC gene encoding ketol-acid reductoisomerase → MAEIFYDSDADLSLIQGKKVAIVGYGSQGHAHAQNLRDSGVQVVIALKDGSKSIAKAQEDGFEVKSVADAAEWADVIMILAPDQHQRAIYNDEIKPHLTEGKTLAFAHGFNIRFGYIQAPEGVDVILVAPKAPGHTVRREFVAGRGIPDIIAVENDASGHAWDLALSYAKAIGGTRAGVIKTTFTEETETDLFGEQAVLCGGVSQLVQYGFETLTEAGYQPQIAYFEVLHELKLIVDLMWEGGIAKQRWSISDTAEYGDYVSGPRVIDPRVKENMQAVLADIRSGAFAERFINDQDNGAVEFNALREKAAAHPIEAVGKDLRALFSWKQTDSDYVEGNAAR